The following proteins come from a genomic window of Sardina pilchardus chromosome 1, fSarPil1.1, whole genome shotgun sequence:
- the LOC134058298 gene encoding sodium/mannose cotransporter SLC5A10-like: MAVVFNSSSGSSTQFYAHSQYFSVSDIIVIGAYFLLNVAVGIWSSCRVSRNTLSGYFLAGRDMAWWPIGASLFASSEGSGLFIGLAGTGAAGGIAVAGFEWNATYVLLALAWVFVPVYVSSGIVTMPEYVGRRFGGERIRMYLSALSLLLSVFTKISTDLYSGALFIQVCLGWNLYLSTILMLVVTALYTIAGGLAAVIYTDTLQTFIMIIGAVILTITAFNKIGGYSNLESVYLNAIPSKIIPNTSCHLPRPDAMHLFRDASDADLPWPGMTLGLTILGTWYWCTDQVIVQRSLSAKSVSHAKGASIFASYLKMLPFIFIILPGMISRALYPAERCTQQSAVPR; encoded by the exons atGGCCGTCGTGTTCAACTCCAGCTCCGGCTCCAGCACTCAGTTCTACGCTCATTCTCAATACTTCAGCGTCTCCGACATCATCGTCATCGGGGCCTACTTTCTCCTCAACGTCGCCGTGGGGATatgg tcatCCTGCAGGGTGAGCAGAAACACTCTCAGTGGCTATTTTCTGGCTGGACGTGACATGGCCTGGTGGCCG attggagCGTCCCTATTCGCTAGCTCAGAGGGATCGGGGCTCTTCATTGGTCTGGCAGGAACAGGAGCTGCAGGAGGCATCGCAGTAGCTGGATTTGAGTGGAAT GCCACGTATGTCCTGTTGGCTCTCGCCTGGGTGTTCGTCCCAGTGTATGTTTCCTCTggg atcGTCACCATGCCAGAGTATGTTGGCCGGCGTTTTGGGGGCGAGAGAATCCGCATGTACCTGTCTGCTCTCTCCCTACTGCTGTCAGTATTCACCAAGATATcc acGGACCTGTATTCTGGAGCGTTGTTTATCCAGGTGTGTCTCGGCTGGAATCTCTACCTGTCCACCATCCTCATGCTGGTCGTCACCGCCCTCTACACCATCGctg gtggtctTGCTGCTGTTATCTACACAGACACTCTGCAGACCTTCATCATGATCATTGGTGCTGTCATCCTCACAATTACAG cgtttaATAAGATCGGAGGGTACAGTAACCTGGAGAGTGTGTATCTGAACGCGATCCCGTCTAAAATCATCCCCAACACCAGCTGCCATCTCCCACGACCTGACGCCATGCAcctcttcag AGATGCATCTGATGCAGACTTGCCCTGGCCAGGAATGACACTTGGCCTCACCATCCTGGGCACCTGGTACTGGTGTACTGAtcag GTGATCGTGCAGAGATCTCTCTCAGCTAAGAGTGTGAGCCACGCCAAAGGAGCATCCATCTTCGCCAGCTACCTCAAGATGCTGcccttcatcttcatcattcTGCCTGGCATGATCAGCAGAGCGCTGTACCCAG CAGAGCGCTGtacccag CAGAGCGCTGtacccaggtaa